The genomic segment ACGCCGAGCAGGGCGCGGGCCGCGATCAGGACCTGGGGGTTGTCGGCACAGGCCGCGAGGGCGGAGGCGACGCCGAAGAGGGCGTATCCGAGGAGGAGGATCCGTCTGCGGCCGACCCGGTCGCCGAGGGTGCCGAAGAGGATCAGCAGCGAGGCGCAGACCAGCGGGTAGACGTCGACGATCCAGAGCAGCTCCATGCCGCTCGGCTTGATGTCCTCGGTGACGGCGGGTACCGCCACATGCAGCACGGTGGCGTCGACGGCGACGAGCAGCAGGCTGACGCAGAGGACGACGAGGACGACCCAGCGGTTGGCACCGGCCCCGGCCTCCCGGCGGCGTCGCACAGCGGCCGTGGGCGTCCCGGACATGTACGTACCTCCCAGATGCTCTCGCGTTCGGCGGTACCAACGGGGTGGGGACTCCCCGACAGCCACGGCCCGGGAGGAGCGGCGTCCCGGACCCGCGCAACGAAAGGCGAGCGAGCCGACAGCGTACGCGAGTCCCGGCCGGTGAAAAGTGGCGGGTGTCTCATGGAACCCTCATGTGACGTGTGGCATACGCCACGCCCCGAGCCGCGCACCGGTCCTCCATGACTCCTTCATCACTCGTCCGTGGTTCGCCCGTCACCGTCCATCACGGACCACCACGTGACCGCGTCCCGGCCGGTTCCCGGCTCCGCCGATAATCGAGCGCGTGACCGATCTTGCTACGCGCCCGGCGCCGCCTCTCCTGAGACGGGCCGCCCCCGCGCTCCTCGGGTACATCGCCGTGCGCGCCCTGGGCCTCGTCGCCCTGGCCGTGTGGAGCGCGGCGCGCGACAAGAGCGCCCTGACGCTGCTGTCGGCCCGCTGGGACTCGCTCTGGTACACCCGCGTCGCCGAACTCGGTTACGGCTACGAGGTGCGCCTGCCGAACGGCGACGTCCACTCGAACCTGGCGTTCTTCCCGCTGCTGCCGTGGCTGGAGCGGGCGGTGTCGGCGGTGACCCCGCTGTCGTACGCCCATGCCGGTCTCGTCGTCGGCACGCTCGCCTCGCTCGCCGCGGCCTGGGGGATCTTCGCGGTCGCCGACCAGGTGTACGGGCGTCGGGTCGGGGTGTGCGCGGTGCTGCTGTGGGCCGTGCTGCCGGTCGGGGTCGTGCAGTCGATGGCGTACACGGAGTCGCTGTTCACCGCGCTGGCCGCCTGGTCGCTGTACGCGGTCCTCACCGGCCGCTGGGTGACGGCGGGCACCCTGGCCGCCCTCGCCGGGCTGACCCGTCCGGTGGGGCTCGCGGTGGTCGCGGCGGTCTGGGCGGCGGCGATCGCGTCGTACCTCCGGGAACGGCGACACGCGCCCGCTCCCCCGTTCGTACGGAACCGGAGTGCGGAGGTATCGAACAGCGCTCACCTCTGGCCGCGCGCCCTCGGCATGCTTCTCGCACCCCTGGGTGCCACCGGCTATGTCCTGTGGGTCGGCCGTCGCACCGGCAAGGGCCCGCTGGGCTATCTCGACGTCCAGGCGGGTTGGCGCAACGGCTTCGACGGCGGCTACGCCTTCGCGCGCTTCGTCGCCGACAAGTTCACGTCGTTCCCGTCGGCTCTCGCGGGTGTCGGACTGATCATCGGGGTGGCGTCGATCATTTGGCTGTACGCGGTGTGCGTACGACAGGGGCAGCCGCTTCCCCTGCTGGTCTACGCGGGGGTCGTCACCGCGCTGGCCCTGTGCGCGTCGAGCTACTTCGGCTCGAAGCCGCGCCTGCTGATGCCCGCCTTCCCCCTGCTGCTGCCTCTCGCCCGGACCCTCGCCGGAGCGCGTACGCCCAGGTCAGCGACGGTTCTCAGCGGTGTCGCGGTGGTGTCGGCGCTCTACGGGGCGTTCTGGCTGAATGGCTCCGGTCCGCCATGACCGCCCGCGACGGACAGCGAGCGGGCGGGTAATTCCACGCGAGCATTCGGTGAACGAATTCAAAAGGGCCGTAAACGACCGCCCCGTATGAGGCCATGGAATTGAAGGCCGAGTGGCGCAACGATTCGTCATTCAGCAGAAATAAACATCATTCTGAGAGCAATCCCACATCACGGCGTCATCACAAACCCGGTGATTCACGCCGCGTCGGAGCTCACTCGCTGTAACGTCGATTGAGTGCGTACCGAACTAAAGCCGACCCGTCTGGACCGGGTCTTCTCCAGGCTGGACCGTGAGCCGGAACGACCGGCCCACATCGATGTGCCGGTGATGACCTGGCACCGGGTGGTGCTCTTCGCCTCCACCCTGGCCTTCTACGTGGCCATCGTGTGGGCCGTCGTGATCACCTCGTGGCTGGTCCGGCTCGACTGGCAGATCATGTTCTTCCGGCCGTACCAGCAGTGGCAGCAGATCCACGCCTTCCTGGACTACTACGTCGTCCTGGGCCAGCGCGGCCCCACCGCCGTGATGGTCGCCGCCTGGCTGGGCTGGCGCTCGTGGAGACAGCACACCCTGCGCCCGATGCTCGCGCTCGGTGTCTCGCTGCTGCTGCTGAACATCACGGTCGGCGCCGCCAAGATCGGCATGGGCCGGCTCGGCCCGCACTACGCCACCGAGATCGGCTCCAACGAGATGTGGCTGGGCGGCGACATATTTCCTTCGGGACACACCGCCAACGCCGTGGTGACCTGGGGCATCCTGGCCTATCTGGCGTCGACGCCCAGGGCCAGGCGCTGGCTGTCCGCGCTGTCCGCCGTGATCTCGCTCGGTGTCGGTCTCACCACGGTCTACCTCGGTACGCACTGGTTGAGCGACGTCCTGCTGGGCTGGGCCGCCGGTCTGCTGATCATGCTGGGGCTGCCCTGGTTCGAGCCGCTGATCGCCCGCGCCGAGGCCTGGCTCTTCTCGCTGCGGGACACCTGGCGCGACCGTCGTACAGCGCCCGTGCCGGCGTCTGCGCCCGTATCCGCGCCGACGCCCACCACCGTGGGCACGGCCTCGCTGCGCAAGCCCGGCGAGGAGCCCGCGAGCGTCCGGGAGACCGGTATCGCGGCCCGCGCCGCCCACCCCCCGATCGTGCCGCTGCATCTGCCTCCCGGGCCGCATCTGACCAGGTCGGAGCGGAGCCCGGTGACCCCGCTCGGGACCCGTCGACCGCCCCACGCGGACCGGGTGGCACGCAACGCGCCCTCGGCCCGACCGGTCGCGGGCGGCTGACACGAGACAGCGGGGCCGGTACGCACAGCCCATGCCCCGCACGGCGAAGGCCCGGCTCCGAAGTGAGCCGGGCCTTCGCCCGTCCCGGGCCTGACGACGCTTCTGTTCAGCCCTTCCAGGCGCGCCTCACCCGGCCGTCCTCGACCTCGAGGTTCAGCCGGCCGAAGCGGTACTCCATGGTGATGATCGCGCCCGGTGGCAGCTTCCTGACAGTGGACCAGCCGTGTTCCAGGGCGCGGCGCTCGGCGCTCGGCGCCTCCAGTCCGACGTAGGTGTCGGGGTCGTCCCGGGGCTCTTCGGAGGGGGTGGGAATGGGTGCCATGACCGCCACGGTAGGCGGCCGGAGGTCCCGCTGTCCTCCCGCAGTCACGCTTCTGTCACAGAACCACGACACGCGTTTCGGCCCAACTCAGTCACACGTACGAGCGGTTCCTTACGCCTTCCGCGCGCTGCCGAACGTAATTCCCGACCACTTCGACACCATCGCGAATAGCCCGTCGGAAAGCATGTCCGGGGCCGTGTCCGTCCGGTGCATGTCCAGCCTTTTCCCACTGATTCCCGGACGGCTCCCGGAAGCCCCCACCTCATGGGAAATACACGGTTCCCGCACACTTCCCCCGTACGCCCCCTGTCGGGAGCGGCCGGGGCACGAGCATCATGACGTGCATCACGGGCCCAGGACGCGGCAGCGAAAGGGCGAGCGATGGGGACCGAGACCGTACAGGCGCCGGCACGACCCGTAGGGGCGAAGGCGCCGGGGCGGCTGGTGGTCGACTGGCTGACCACGACGGACCACAAGAAGATCGGCCATCTCTACCTGGTCACGTCGTTCCTGTTCTTCCTGGCCGCCGGTCTGATGGCGCTGGTGATGCGCGCCGAACTGGCCCGGCCGGGCACCCAGATCGTGGACAACGAGCAGTTCAACCAGTTGTTCACCCTGCACGGCACGATCATGCTGCTGCTCTTCGCGACGCCCACCTTCGCCGGGTTCGCCAACGAGATCATGCCGTTGCAGATCGGCGCGCCCGATGTTGCCTTCCCGCGTCTGAACATGCTGTCGTACTGGCTGTTCCTGTTCGGCGGGCTGATCGTGCTGGGCTCGCTACTGGTGCCGTCGGGGCCCGCCGCCTTCGGCTGGTTCGCCTACGCGCCGCTGAACAGCCTGGAACGGTCACCGGGCATCGGGGCCGACATGTGGATCATGGGGCTGGCACTGGCCGGCTTCGGGACGATCCTCGGCGCGGTGAACTTCCTGACCACGATCATCGCGATGCGCGGCCCCGGCATGACGATGTTCCGGATGCCGATCTTCACCTGGAACACGCTGTTCACGTCGATCCTGATCCTGATGGCGTTCCCGGTGCTGGCGGCCGCGCTGCTCTGTCTCGAGGCCGACCGGCGGTTCGGATCGCACATCTTCGACGCGGCCAACGGCGGCGCGCTGCTGTGGCAGCACCTGTTCTGGTTCTTCGGGCACCCCGAGGTCTACATCATCGCCCTCCCGTTCTTCGGGATCATCACGGAGATCATCCCGGTCTTCAGCCGCAAGCCGATCTTCGGCTATCTGACGCTGGTCGGGGCGACGATGGCGATCACCGGGCTGTCGGTGGTGGTGTGGGCGCACCACATGTTCGCCACGGGCGCGGTGCTGCTGCCGTTCTTCTCGTTCATGAGCTTCCTGATCGCCGTGCCGACGGGAGTGAAGTTCTTCAACTGGACGGGGACGATGCTCAAGGGCTCGCTGTCGTTCGAGACACCGATGCTGTGGGCGACCGGCTTCCTGGTGTCGTTCCTGTTCGGCGGTCTGACGGGGGTGATCCTGGCCTCGCCGCCGATGGACTTCCACGTCACGGACTCGTACTTCGTAGTCGCGCACTTCCACTACGTCGTCTTCGGCACGGTCGTCTTCGCGACCTTCGCGGGCTTCTTCTTCTGGTGGCCGAAGTTCACCGGGAAGATGCTCGACGAGCGGCTCGGCAAGATCCAGTTCTGGACGCTCTTCGTCGGCTTCCACACCACGTTCCTGGTGCAGCACTGGCTGGGCGCCGAGGGCATGCCGCGGCGGTACGCGGACTACCTGGCGGCCGACGGCTTCACGGCCCTCAACACGGTCTCGACGATCGGCTCCTTCCTGCTGGGCCTGTCCACGCTCCCGTTCCTCTACAACGTCTGGAAGACCTCCCGGTACGGCGTCAAGGTCGAGGTCGACGACCCGTGGGGCTACGGCCGGTCTCTGGAGTGGGCGACCTCGTGTCCGCCGCCGCGCCACAACTTCGTGACGCTGCCCCGGGTCCGCTCCGAGGCCCCGGCGTTCGACCTGCACCATCCGAAGTTCGCGGCGATCACGCCGCCCCAGACCCGGCAGGGCCAGGAGAGGACGCCGCATCCCCGGTTCGGTCAAGAGCGGCCGACAGGCGGTCCCGAAGAGTCCTGATCGCCCCGGTCAGCTCCGCCGGTTCGACGACCTCGAAGTCGACGCCGGTCATCATCACGTGAATGGCCATCACATCGAGGTTCGGAGCCCCGGTGCGCAACAGACAGCTGTGCTCGTCGTAGGCCTCCAGGGTGCCCGCCGAGGGCGAGATCCGCTCGGCGGCCTCGTGGAGGGGCACCAGCAGCCGTACGACGGCGTGCGAGGCGTACACGCGCGTGGATACGCCTTTGGAGACGTACGCGGCGAGATCCTCGGCCGGTGGCTCGCGGGGGGTGAAGCGCGGGCCGTGCGGCGGTCTGGGCGTGACCCGGTCCACGCGGAAGGTGCGCCAGTCGGCGCGGTCGACGTCCCAGCCGACCAGGTACCAGCGGCGCTCGGTGCACACCAGGCGGTGCGGCTCGACGGTACGGCGGGTGGCGGCGCCGCCGTGGTCGCGGTACTCGAAGCGCAGCCGCTCGGCGTCCCGGCAGGCGTTGGCGAGTTCCGTGAGGACGCCCGGGTCGACCGCGGAGAGCTGCGGCCCGCGCAGCAGAGGCACGGTGAAGGCGTTCAGGGCGCCCACCCGGCGGCGCAGCCGGCTCGGCAGCACCTGTTCGAGCTTGGCGAGGGCGCGTACGGAGGACTCGCCGATGCCGTCGATGCCCTGCCCGGCAGCCGAGCGCAGCCCGACGGCGACCGCGACCGCCTCCTCGTCGTCGAGGAGCAGCGGCGGCAGTTCGGCCCCGGCGCCCAGCTGGTAGCCGCCGCCCGTGCCGGGGCTGGCGTTGACCGGGTAGCCCAGCTCGCGCAGCCGGTCGACGTCCCGGCGGACCGTGCGCGCGGTGACGCCGAGCCGGCCGGCCAGTTCCGAGCCGGACCATTCGCGGTGGGACTGCAGGAGCGAGAGCAGTCGCAGCAGCCGTGCCGATGTCTCCAACATGGGGCGAGTCTGCCAGCGGTCGAGGACAGGGTGTGTCCTCGACCGCCGAAGTCCGCTCAGCTCAGCTCAGCTCAGCTCAGCTCGGCTCGGCTCGGCTCGGCTCGGCTCAGCTCGGCTCAGCTCCGCTCAGTTCACGGCGACGACCGTGACGGACAGGTCGTTGTCGGCCGTGTAGGCCGGCTCGGCCTCCACGGGGCCGTGCTCGGTCTCGACGCGCGTCCTGGGGTAGACGAAGACCGGGGTCTTCTCGACGATGTCGTCGAGCAGCCGCGCGACGCGCACCCGTGGGCCCAACTCGCCCCGGGGGCGCAGCCACAGGTCCCAGGTGCCGGGCCGCAGTTCGCCGTAGGGCACGGTGAAGCGGAGGCCGCCCCGGTCGTCCGGGGTGAGGCCGGCCCGGACGGCGGGCGTCGCCTCCTCGCGGTCGGTGACCTCGGCGTACGCCTCGGGCGTGGGCTCGGCGCCGTACGGCCTGACGGTCACCTCCAGTGCGCCGTCGCCGATGTGGAGCTCGCCCGCCTCGGCGTGTGGGGAGCGCTCCCAGCTGCGGATGCTGAGGTTGCCGTGCTTGGTGCCGTACGGGATGCGGACGGCGACCCGCTCGGCGGTGGCGGTGGGGGCGCGGTCGACGAGGGAGCGCAGGTCGTTGAGGCCGGGGGTCAGTCGGCGGGGCTCGCCGCCTACGACCTGGAGGTAGGCGTCCCAGCGGCCCTCGGGGACCTCCACGCTGCTCGGGAGCGCGGCCCTCAGACGGCCGCCGCCGGCCGGGGTGAGCGGCAGGCGCACCTCCTGGTCGCTGTCGCGGAGGAAGAGGACCAGATGGGCGGGGTCGGACACGCCCTGGTCGGCGATGTCGAAGGTCAGGCCGCCGGCGAAGTCGGCGACGCAGTCGGTGCGCGGGGGCGTGGCCCTGTCCTCCTGGTCGTCGCGGTGCGTGGGCTGCTGCGGAGCCAGCGTCATCATGCGGTGCGCCCCTTCTTGAAGGCGGAACGTCCGGCATCCCGAACGGCGTACGCACCGCCGAGCAGGGCGCCCCGGGTGCGGTGCAGGGAGCCGCGCATCCGGCCCACCGACGAGGTGCCGCCACGGGCGATGAGGTCGCCGAAGAGCGTCTCGTAGCGCTCGGCGATGCGGGACGGGTCGAAGCGCTCGGAGTCCTCGAGCGCGGCGTGCGCCATCCGCTGCCGCTTGTCGTCGTCGTTGATGAGTTCCAGCAGGCCGTCGGCGATGTCCTTGACATTGCCGACCTTGACCAGGCGGCCGTCGACGCCGTCGTCGATGATCTCGCCGGGGCCGTGCGGGCAGTTCGTGGAGACCACCGGCAGACCGCAGCGCATGGCCTCGACGATCGTCATGCCGAACGACTCCAGGCTGGAGGTGACGGCGGCGATGGAGCCCTTGGCCCACTCGGGCTCGATGGGGTTGGCGGGGCCCATCAGGTACACGTGGTTGTAGAGGCCCAACTTGTCGACGAGGGCGCGGAGTTTGTCCTTCTGCTTGCCGCCGCCGTAGATGCGCAGGCGCCAGTCGGGCCGCTCTTCGCGCACTTTGTCGAAGGCCTTGATGAGCAGGTCGTAGCGCTTCACGGGCGCGAGCCGCCCGGCGGCGACGACCCACTTGCCGGTGCCGTCGGCCGGGTCGATGCCCGGCGCGGGCACCGGGTTGGGCACGGCCTCCAGGCGGACGCCGGGCAGCCGCATCTTCGAGCCGTACGCGCGCGCGTCGGCCTCGGTGGTCGTGGTGAGCGCGTCGAGCCTCGGGTAGACGCCGCGCAGGGTGGCGCGCAGGGCCGGGGAGTGGCTGTCGAGCGTGAGGTGCTCCTGGCCGACGCGGACCGGGCCGCGGCGGGTCTGCCGGGCCATGTGCACGTTCAGCCCGGGACGGGTGCCGATCAGGACGTCGGCGTCGACCGAGGCGAGGTGTTCGGCGATACGCCGGTCGGTCATGGCGCTGTACTGCGCGTACCGGCCCTCGGCGCGCGGGAAGACCTTGGCGGGGCGCTCCAGGTCGGCATGGCCCTTGTCGGCGCCGCCTTCCCGGATGTCGACGAGGCCCCGCAGCCGGACCCTCGGGTCGACGTCGAAGACCGGCTCGTCACGGTGGCGGAAGACGGAGACGATCTCCACGTCGTGCTGTTCGGCCAGGGTGTTCGCAAGGTTGTACGTCGTCCGGATCGTTCCCCCGATCCCGTATGCGTTGTGTATCAGGAAAGAAATATGCATGCGTCCCCCGAGCCCCCTGTTTTACCTGGTCATCCGTCAATGGCGGTGCTGGTCCACCGCCATACCGTCAGACCCGGAATCCCTGGGAATGGTTGGACATCATCATCAACTTGTTTTGGAACGGTTGCGCGATCGATAGGCGGATGAGGGAACCTGTTCGCCCCGAAACGCATCAGGGCCTGTAGGGCAGTTGGGGAACGTCGAAGCAGGTGTCGTTCATGTCTCCCTGGCTCACCCACCCCTTCCCGTCCCGCCAGCGGGCCACCGACACACAGGTCCGGCGCGTCCTCGGGGGCTCGGTCAGCCGCTCGAAGCGGACGGGGACGAGCAGTCCGTCGGCGTCGTAGGGCTCGTCGCGGTTCATGAACCGGTCGACACACGCGCGTGTGACGCCTTCCCCGCTCCCCGCACACGATCTCGCCGCGTCCGTGAACCACATCGCGGCCGCCCAGCCCTCCAACTGCCACTGGGAGTGCGTCTTCAGACCCTTCGTCGCGTCCCGGAACTCCCGTACGGCCTCGTCGCCGTCGTCCTCGTGGTTGCGGCTGGAGCCGGTGGCCCACAGGGCGTTGCGGCAGCGCGGGGCGTCCTCGTAGTCCTCGGCCACGGTGGAGGTCCAGTTCTGCACATGGGTGACCTTGGCGGTGAGTTCGACGCCCGCCTCGTCCATCGCCTCGCAGAGCCGGGCGTTGCCGTGCCCGTCGATGGCGTCGAAGACCAGGTCGGCGCCCTGTTCCTTGATGTCGGCGGCGGCCGCGCGGAAGTTGGGCAGCGCGAAGTCGACCTGCTCGGTGACGACCTCGTACCCCTCGGCCCTCAGCCCCTGGACGACCAGCCGCGCGTACGCGGCCGACGCGGACTGGTTGTACGAGACCACGGCGGCGGTCCGGGCGCCGTGGTCGCGCTTGAAGTAGCGGTAGACCTCCGTGCCGCCGTACTGCTTCCCGTCCCAGCCGGTCGTGCCGTTCCGGGGCGCGAGGCTGCCGTAGACGCTGTACAGGTGCGGGTACGTGTCGTAGGCCGGGCCGATGGGCTGGCCCCCGATGTCGGGCACGCGCGCGCGTGCGACCCGGGAGGCGCCCGCGTAGTCGAGGGCGCTGGTGGCGACGAGGGCCACCACGTCGTCCTCCTCCACGAGCCGGTGAACGCACTCGTTGTTGCCGACACCGCTGCCCCCGTCGTCGCACTCCCGCACCTCGACGCGGCGGCCGTCGATGCCGCCGCGCGCGTTGAGCGCGGCGAAGTAGGCCTTGGCCCCGTCGCGCGGCCCGGTGAACGCGGCACCGCCGACCGGGCTGGTG from the Streptomyces sp. NBC_00310 genome contains:
- a CDS encoding helix-turn-helix transcriptional regulator gives rise to the protein MLETSARLLRLLSLLQSHREWSGSELAGRLGVTARTVRRDVDRLRELGYPVNASPGTGGGYQLGAGAELPPLLLDDEEAVAVAVGLRSAAGQGIDGIGESSVRALAKLEQVLPSRLRRRVGALNAFTVPLLRGPQLSAVDPGVLTELANACRDAERLRFEYRDHGGAATRRTVEPHRLVCTERRWYLVGWDVDRADWRTFRVDRVTPRPPHGPRFTPREPPAEDLAAYVSKGVSTRVYASHAVVRLLVPLHEAAERISPSAGTLEAYDEHSCLLRTGAPNLDVMAIHVMMTGVDFEVVEPAELTGAIRTLRDRLSAALDRTGDAASSPGPAGSGAA
- a CDS encoding phosphatase PAP2 family protein — its product is MRTELKPTRLDRVFSRLDREPERPAHIDVPVMTWHRVVLFASTLAFYVAIVWAVVITSWLVRLDWQIMFFRPYQQWQQIHAFLDYYVVLGQRGPTAVMVAAWLGWRSWRQHTLRPMLALGVSLLLLNITVGAAKIGMGRLGPHYATEIGSNEMWLGGDIFPSGHTANAVVTWGILAYLASTPRARRWLSALSAVISLGVGLTTVYLGTHWLSDVLLGWAAGLLIMLGLPWFEPLIARAEAWLFSLRDTWRDRRTAPVPASAPVSAPTPTTVGTASLRKPGEEPASVRETGIAARAAHPPIVPLHLPPGPHLTRSERSPVTPLGTRRPPHADRVARNAPSARPVAGG
- a CDS encoding ABC transporter substrate-binding protein, with the translated sequence MRHRARAAETAAAALLLLLATACGSRLPESDFERRDTSTAPASAEPLRVGIITSVTSPVGGAAFTGPRDGAKAYFAALNARGGIDGRRVEVRECDDGGSGVGNNECVHRLVEEDDVVALVATSALDYAGASRVARARVPDIGGQPIGPAYDTYPHLYSVYGSLAPRNGTTGWDGKQYGGTEVYRYFKRDHGARTAAVVSYNQSASAAYARLVVQGLRAEGYEVVTEQVDFALPNFRAAAADIKEQGADLVFDAIDGHGNARLCEAMDEAGVELTAKVTHVQNWTSTVAEDYEDAPRCRNALWATGSSRNHEDDGDEAVREFRDATKGLKTHSQWQLEGWAAAMWFTDAARSCAGSGEGVTRACVDRFMNRDEPYDADGLLVPVRFERLTEPPRTRRTCVSVARWRDGKGWVSQGDMNDTCFDVPQLPYRP
- the ctaD gene encoding aa3-type cytochrome oxidase subunit I, translated to MGTETVQAPARPVGAKAPGRLVVDWLTTTDHKKIGHLYLVTSFLFFLAAGLMALVMRAELARPGTQIVDNEQFNQLFTLHGTIMLLLFATPTFAGFANEIMPLQIGAPDVAFPRLNMLSYWLFLFGGLIVLGSLLVPSGPAAFGWFAYAPLNSLERSPGIGADMWIMGLALAGFGTILGAVNFLTTIIAMRGPGMTMFRMPIFTWNTLFTSILILMAFPVLAAALLCLEADRRFGSHIFDAANGGALLWQHLFWFFGHPEVYIIALPFFGIITEIIPVFSRKPIFGYLTLVGATMAITGLSVVVWAHHMFATGAVLLPFFSFMSFLIAVPTGVKFFNWTGTMLKGSLSFETPMLWATGFLVSFLFGGLTGVILASPPMDFHVTDSYFVVAHFHYVVFGTVVFATFAGFFFWWPKFTGKMLDERLGKIQFWTLFVGFHTTFLVQHWLGAEGMPRRYADYLAADGFTALNTVSTIGSFLLGLSTLPFLYNVWKTSRYGVKVEVDDPWGYGRSLEWATSCPPPRHNFVTLPRVRSEAPAFDLHHPKFAAITPPQTRQGQERTPHPRFGQERPTGGPEES
- a CDS encoding I78 family peptidase inhibitor — its product is MAPIPTPSEEPRDDPDTYVGLEAPSAERRALEHGWSTVRKLPPGAIITMEYRFGRLNLEVEDGRVRRAWKG
- a CDS encoding glycosyltransferase family 39 protein, with amino-acid sequence MTDLATRPAPPLLRRAAPALLGYIAVRALGLVALAVWSAARDKSALTLLSARWDSLWYTRVAELGYGYEVRLPNGDVHSNLAFFPLLPWLERAVSAVTPLSYAHAGLVVGTLASLAAAWGIFAVADQVYGRRVGVCAVLLWAVLPVGVVQSMAYTESLFTALAAWSLYAVLTGRWVTAGTLAALAGLTRPVGLAVVAAVWAAAIASYLRERRHAPAPPFVRNRSAEVSNSAHLWPRALGMLLAPLGATGYVLWVGRRTGKGPLGYLDVQAGWRNGFDGGYAFARFVADKFTSFPSALAGVGLIIGVASIIWLYAVCVRQGQPLPLLVYAGVVTALALCASSYFGSKPRLLMPAFPLLLPLARTLAGARTPRSATVLSGVAVVSALYGAFWLNGSGPP
- a CDS encoding glycosyltransferase family 4 protein, encoding MHISFLIHNAYGIGGTIRTTYNLANTLAEQHDVEIVSVFRHRDEPVFDVDPRVRLRGLVDIREGGADKGHADLERPAKVFPRAEGRYAQYSAMTDRRIAEHLASVDADVLIGTRPGLNVHMARQTRRGPVRVGQEHLTLDSHSPALRATLRGVYPRLDALTTTTEADARAYGSKMRLPGVRLEAVPNPVPAPGIDPADGTGKWVVAAGRLAPVKRYDLLIKAFDKVREERPDWRLRIYGGGKQKDKLRALVDKLGLYNHVYLMGPANPIEPEWAKGSIAAVTSSLESFGMTIVEAMRCGLPVVSTNCPHGPGEIIDDGVDGRLVKVGNVKDIADGLLELINDDDKRQRMAHAALEDSERFDPSRIAERYETLFGDLIARGGTSSVGRMRGSLHRTRGALLGGAYAVRDAGRSAFKKGRTA